One stretch of Cygnus atratus isolate AKBS03 ecotype Queensland, Australia chromosome 26, CAtr_DNAZoo_HiC_assembly, whole genome shotgun sequence DNA includes these proteins:
- the LRG1 gene encoding leucine-rich alpha-2-glycoprotein, with protein sequence MVPPGQILPPLLLLLLVVLCSPATPCPLQPNATRFVCTEPTLRTFPGGLPPTTLAVSVEFTSVTTLAPDALAGLPELQELHLASNLLATLPEELLWPVPALRVLDLTDNALAELPAGLFQRSDLLQHLVLRGNRLRALQPAWFGRLARLRWLDLGANALAEVPPEVFHPLVSLHSLDLSHNRLESLDAGALAGLRELERLDLEGNRLRALPPDTFAPVPALRLLFLHGNELRALPAGLFAPLSHLHVLDLAHNRLRALELPPRPPGPPLSLDISGNPWACECPLLELLRRCGPAARRRSRHPLRQPPAPPGTGGGRPEPGWGRRMPARRGRAEPARPLGRGIGVTQVPACVPSWVLP encoded by the coding sequence ATGGTGCCGCCGGGCCAGATCCTGCCGCCGCTACTGctactgctgctggtggtgctgtgcAGCCCCGCCACGCCgtgccccctgcagcccaaCGCCACCCGCTTCGTCTGCACCGAGCCCACCCTGCGCACCTtccccggggggctgccccccaccACCCTGGCCGTCTCGGTGGAGTTCACCTCCGTGACCACCCTGGCCCCCGACGCCCTGGCGGGGCTGccggagctgcaggagctgcacctTGCCTccaacctgctggccaccctgcCCGAGGAGCTGCTGTGGCCCGTGCCCGCCCTGCGCGTCCTCGACCTGACGGACAACGCGCTGGCCGAGCTGCCCGCCGGCCTCTTCCAGCGCTCCgacctcctgcagcacctggtGCTGCGGGGGAACCGCCTGCGGGCGCTGCAGCCCGCCTGGTTCGGGCGCCTGGCCCGCCTGCGCTGGCTCGACCTGGGGGCCAACGCGCTGGCGGAGGTGCCGCCGGAGGTTTTCCACCCGCtggtgtccctgcacagcctggaCCTGTCCCACAACCGCCTGGAGAGCCTGGACGCGGGCGCGCTGGCCGGGCTGCGGGAGCTCGAGCGGCTCGACCTGGAGGGGAACCGGCTCCGCGCGCTGCCCCCCGACACCTTCGCGCCCGTGCCCGCCCTGCGCCTGCTTTTCCTGCATGGCAACGAGCTGCGGGCGCTGCCCGCCGGCCTCTTTGCCCCCCTGAGCCACCTCCACGTCCTCGACCTGGCGCACAACCGGCTGCGGGCCCTGGAGctgcccccgcgcccccccggccccccgctgTCCCTCGACATCTCGGGTAACCCCTGGGCCTGCGAGTGCCCGCTGCTGGAGCTCCTGCGGCGCTGCGGCCCCGCAGCTCGTCGCCGCTCGCGGCACCCTCTGCGCCAGCCCCCCGCACCGCCAGGGACAGGAGGTGGCCGCCCTGAGCCAGGCTGGGGACGCAGGATGCCAGCCCGACGAGGAAGGGCAGAGCCTGCCAGACCCCTAGGTAGGGGGATTGGGGTCACCCAGGTGCCCGCCTGTGTCCCCTCCTGGGTCCTGCCCTGA
- the LOC118258757 gene encoding perilipin-3-like, translating to MSAENAAPAEAEREAQSVVRRVASLALVSSARGAVSTAYASTKESHPYVRSVCDVAEKGVKTLTAAAVSGAQPLLTKLEPQISTANEYACKGLDKLEEKLPILQQPTEMVVAGTRELVSSTVTGAREAVSGAVGLARGAVQGSVERTRWALSTGISTVAGSRVGQLLATGADTVLEKSEELVEHYLPRTDEEPAAPVADSTAAASLEQQRRRQSCFVRVGSLSAKLRHRALRRSLGELQRARHSAQHALAQLHRVIELIEQGMDGSLRGARQHLHRMWLEWSQQDGVPMEDTQVEARTLAMLRGLLQQLHAACARLTASARGLPGSVQDTAGHVRHGVEGVHASLARARSFHDLSDMVLAQSRETVTRAQLSIDEFIEYVGQHAPLPWLVGPFAPALVEYPEDSPVEMAKWNGCVTVGGGHRAPAAPQSCSGR from the exons ATGTCAGCCGAAAACGCAGCGCCAGCGGAGGCCGAGCGGGAGGCGCAG AGCGTGGTGAGGCGGGTGGCCAGCCTGGCCTTGGTCAGCTCTGCCCGCGGCGCCGTGTCCACCGCCTACGCCTCCACCAAGGAGAGCCACCCCTACGTCCGCTCCGTGTGTGATGTGGCCGAGAAGGGGGTGAAGACCCTGACGGCGGCGGCGGTCAGCGGGGCCCAGCCCCTCCTCACCAAGCTGGAGCCGCAGA TTTCCACTGCCAACGAGTACGCCTGCAAGGGGCTGGATaagctggaggagaagctgcccatcctgcagcagcccacggAGATG GTGGTCGCAGGGACCAGGGAGCTGGTGTCGTCCACCGTGACGGGCGCGAGGGAGGCCGTGAGCGGGGCGGTGGGCCTGGCCCGCGGGGCCGTGCAGGGCAGCGTGGAGAGGACCCGGTGGGCGCTGAGCACCGGCATCAGCACCGTGGCGGGCTCCCgcgtggggcagctgctggcaacGGGGGCGGACACGGTGCTGGAGAAGTcagaggagctggtggagcACTACCTGCCCAGGACGGATGAGGAGCCGG CGGCCCCGGTGGCAGACAGCACCGCGGCGGCCTCgctggagcagcagaggaggcGTCAGAGCTGCTTCGTGCGCGTGGGCTCGCTCTCGGCCAAGCTGCGGCACCGAGCCCTGCGTCGCTCGCTGGGCGAGCTGCAACGGGCCCGGCACAGTGCGCAGCACGCCCTGGCCCAGCTCCACCGTGTCATCGAGCTG ATTGAGCAGGGCATGGACGGGTCCCTGCGCGGCGCCCGGCAGCACCTGCACCGCATGTGGCTCGAGTGGAGCCAGCAGGACGGCGTGCCCATGGAGGACACCCAG GTGGAGGCGCGGACGCTGGCCATGCTGCGGGGGCTCCTGCAGCAACTGCACGCCGCCTGCGCCCGCCTCACCGCCAGcgcccgggggctgccgggcagCGTGCAGGACACGGCCGGGCACGTGCGGCACGGCGTGGAGGGCGTGCACGCCTCCCTGGCGCGCGCCCGCTCCTTCCACGACCTGTCGGACATGGTGCTGGCGCAGAGCCGCGAGACGGTGACGCGGGCGCAGCTGAGCATCGACGAGTTCATCGAGTACGTGGGGCAGCACGCGCCCCTGCCCTGGCTCGTGGGGCCGTTCGCCCCCGCCCTCGTCGAGTACCCGGAGGACAGCCCCGTGGAGATGGCCAAGTGGAACGGCTGCGTGACCGTgggcggggggcaccgggcgcccgccgccccgcagTCATGCAGCGGGCGCTGA
- the LOC118258747 gene encoding perilipin-3-like, which yields MASSEPGTAQPKAEEQQSIGTRVASLPLVSSAYGMVSTAYASTKESHPYVRSVCDVAEKGVKTLTAAAVSGAQPLLTKLEPQISTANEYACKGLDKLEEKLPILQQPTEKLISDTKQLVTSTVTGAKDVLTSTVAGAKDAVSSRVTGVMDMTKGAVQGSVELTKSAVSSGVSTVMGSAMGQMVVSGVGSMLEKSEELVDHYLPMTDEELAKLATAVEGFETEQQKQQQSYFVRLGSLSAKLRHRALQHSLGKLQSARHSSQDVLAQLQRTLDLVEQLKQGMDQKLQGGQEKLQQLWLEWSKKQPGGGKDLVPPEAVESGTLAMVQGLTQQLQSACQPLVSSLQGLPAGIQDTAGQVRQNVEELRASLASATSLQEVTGSVLAKARAHAAKARELMDELVEHVAHNTPLSWLVGPFTPSTQHLLGLQGQ from the exons atgGCCTCCAGCGAGCCCGGGACGGCGCAGCCcaaggctgaggagcagcag AGCATCGGGACGCGGGTGGCCAGCCTGCCCCTGGTGAGCTCTGCCTACGGCATGGTGTCCACCGCCTACGCCTCCACCAAGGAGAGCCACCCCTACGTCCGCTCCGTGTGTGATGTGGCCGAGAAGGGGGTGAAGACCCTGACGGCGGCGGCGGTCAGCGGGGCCCAGCCCCTCCTCACCAAGCTGGAGCCGCAGA TTTCCACTGCCAACGAGTACGCCTGCAAGGGGCTGGATaagctggaggagaagctgcccatcctgcagcagcccacggAGAAG ctCATCTCAGACACCAAGCAGCTCGTGACATCCACGGTGACGGGGGCCAAGGATGTCCTGACCAGCACCGTGGCGGGGGCCAAGGACGCCGTGAGCAGCCGGGTGACGGGGGTGATGGACATGACCAAAGGGGCCGTGCAGGGCAGCGTGGAGCTGACCAAGTCGGCGGTGAGCAGCGGCGTCAGCACCGTCATGGGCTCGGCCATGGGCCAGATGGTGGTCAGTGGGGTAGGCTCCATGCTGGAGAAGTCGGAGGAGCTGGTGGACCACTACCTGCCCATGACAGATGAGGAGCTGG CCAAGCTGGCCACAGCCGTGGAGGGCTTCGAGACggaacagcagaagcagcagcagagctacTTCGTGCGCCTGGGCTCGCTCTCGGCCAAGCTGCGGCACCGGGCCCTGCAGCACTCGCTGGGCAAGCTGCAAAGTGCCCGCCACAGCAGCCAGGACGTGCTGGCCCAGCTCCAGCGCACCCTCGACCTG GTGGAGCAGCTCAAGCAGGGCATGGACCAGAagctgcagggagggcaggagaagctgcagcagctgtggctggagTGGAGCAAGAAGCAGCCAGGCGGTGGCAAGGACCTGGTTCCCCCAGAG GCGGTGGAATCGGGCACGCTGGCCATGGTGCAGGGCCTGACGCAGCAGCTCCAGAGCGCCTGCCAGCCCCTGGTGTCCAGCCTGCAGGGCCTCCCCGCCGGCATCCAGGATACAGCCGGGCAGGTCCGCCAAAACGTGGAGGAGCTGCGGGCCAGCCTGGCCTCCGCTACATCCCTCCAGGAGGTGACGGGCAGCGTCCTGGCCAAGGCTCGTGCCCACGCCGCGAAGGCCCGCGAGCTGATGGACGAGCTGGTGGAGCACGTGGCCCACAACACTCCTCTGTCCTGGCTGGTGGGGCCCTTCACCCCTTCCACCCAGCACCTGCTGGGCCTCCAGGGGCAGTAG